A genomic region of Prevotella scopos JCM 17725 contains the following coding sequences:
- a CDS encoding DUF1735 and LamG domain-containing protein: MNKHIFKHIAVAFAACCVVSCQDSESDLLKQKVYFDGNLQKVEMPDTGSTLDVDITSRLSNKQDGAVDVSYSLADSSLVALYNSKYGTDYVAFKHQNVTFSKTSSTIAAGSIYADKVSLTLNNLDQLEAGKNYMLPVKLHSASTPIIDGEDVEYIVLAKPVKITKAGDFYNKYISVKFPAGTYFKSFTYEALVHSIWWGSNCTIMGSEGLMIFRVGDVGGGISAGILQIAGRQHYEAPEKLQINKWYHVAVTFDQATGKTVMYLNGTKWAESAWNISGFDPNADVGFNIGKIPGFPWGERPFYGYMSEVRVWSVARTENQIKQNMLGVNPKSDGLELYFKMDGSETVNGNKIKDAAKGIECTTGGLEFATLAQPVTMKDLQ; encoded by the coding sequence ATGAACAAGCATATTTTCAAACATATTGCTGTGGCGTTTGCCGCATGCTGTGTGGTGAGTTGCCAGGACAGTGAGAGCGATTTGTTGAAGCAGAAGGTCTATTTTGATGGTAATCTGCAGAAAGTCGAAATGCCAGACACTGGTTCAACCTTAGATGTTGATATTACTTCTCGCCTTTCTAACAAGCAAGATGGGGCAGTAGATGTCTCTTATTCACTTGCCGACTCATCATTGGTTGCTCTTTATAATAGCAAGTATGGAACAGACTATGTTGCTTTCAAGCATCAGAATGTTACGTTCAGTAAGACTTCTTCAACAATAGCTGCAGGAAGCATCTATGCTGACAAGGTGTCGTTGACGCTTAACAATCTTGATCAGTTAGAGGCAGGTAAGAACTATATGTTGCCTGTCAAGCTTCATTCTGCTTCTACACCTATCATTGATGGTGAGGACGTTGAGTATATTGTTTTGGCTAAACCTGTCAAGATTACGAAGGCTGGTGATTTCTATAATAAGTATATCTCTGTGAAGTTCCCAGCAGGAACCTACTTTAAGTCCTTCACCTATGAGGCATTGGTTCACTCTATTTGGTGGGGCAGCAACTGTACCATCATGGGTTCTGAGGGTCTGATGATTTTCCGTGTTGGTGATGTTGGTGGTGGAATCTCTGCTGGTATTCTTCAGATAGCAGGTAGACAGCACTACGAAGCACCTGAGAAACTTCAGATTAATAAGTGGTATCATGTGGCAGTAACCTTCGATCAAGCAACGGGTAAGACCGTTATGTATCTCAATGGTACGAAGTGGGCTGAGTCTGCATGGAATATCTCTGGCTTCGATCCTAACGCTGATGTTGGTTTCAACATTGGTAAGATTCCGGGCTTCCCTTGGGGTGAACGTCCATTCTATGGTTATATGAGTGAGGTTCGTGTATGGAGTGTTGCTCGTACCGAAAATCAGATTAAGCAGAATATGTTAGGTGTTAATCCTAAGTCTGATGGTCTGGAACTCTATTTCAAGATGGATGGTTCAGAGACCGTAAATGGCAATAAGATTAAGGATGCTGCTAAGGGTATTGAGTGTACTACTGGTGGTCTTGAGTTTGCTACTCTCGCTCAGCCTGTCACAATGAAGGATCTTCAATAA
- a CDS encoding glycoside hydrolase family 18, translating into MKNFKYISSLVLLCAGVLFCGCSKMTEVENEPYDHIGGYNTMNNAESEKYYADLRAYKQQAVNYGRPVAFGWYSNWSPAGTYRRGYLTSMPDSMDIVSMWSGAPNRFNITPEQKKDKEFVQKVKGTKLLEVTLLSYIGKGRTPDSVYTAVEKQAEKEGWANDQARVEEAKKKARWKFWGYEGVAGSDNHKQALARFAKALCDSLVANDWDGYDIDWEIGSGVFDMDGTLSTNADLVYLVKEMNKYIGPKSDPEHKGHRLICIDGHFGGLTEDLDGYVDYWIDQAYGRTTHFDYYGVDPKTIITTDNFESSFKSGGQLLRQAKSMPSKGYKGGVGAYRFDNDYDNTPNYKWMRQAIQINQQVFKERMGQTTQP; encoded by the coding sequence ATGAAAAACTTTAAATATATCAGTTCGTTGGTATTGCTCTGTGCAGGAGTCCTTTTCTGTGGATGTAGCAAGATGACAGAGGTAGAGAACGAACCTTACGATCATATCGGTGGATATAATACGATGAACAATGCTGAGAGCGAGAAGTATTATGCCGATTTGAGAGCTTATAAGCAGCAAGCCGTTAACTATGGTCGTCCTGTTGCCTTCGGTTGGTATTCTAACTGGTCGCCAGCAGGTACCTACCGCCGTGGCTATCTTACTTCTATGCCAGATAGTATGGACATCGTTTCCATGTGGAGTGGTGCACCTAACCGCTTTAATATCACACCTGAGCAGAAGAAGGACAAGGAGTTCGTGCAGAAGGTGAAGGGTACTAAGCTTTTGGAGGTGACACTCTTGTCTTACATTGGTAAGGGTAGAACTCCTGACTCTGTCTACACTGCTGTTGAGAAGCAGGCTGAAAAAGAAGGCTGGGCAAACGACCAAGCTCGCGTTGAAGAGGCTAAGAAGAAGGCTCGTTGGAAGTTCTGGGGCTATGAGGGTGTTGCTGGTTCTGATAACCATAAGCAGGCTTTGGCTCGCTTTGCAAAGGCACTCTGCGACTCGTTGGTAGCCAATGATTGGGACGGTTACGATATTGACTGGGAGATTGGTAGTGGTGTCTTCGATATGGATGGCACGCTTAGCACTAATGCCGACCTTGTTTATTTGGTAAAGGAGATGAACAAGTATATCGGTCCTAAGAGTGATCCAGAGCACAAGGGCCACCGTCTTATCTGTATTGATGGCCACTTTGGTGGACTTACTGAGGATTTGGATGGATATGTTGATTACTGGATTGACCAGGCTTACGGTCGTACAACTCACTTCGATTACTACGGTGTTGATCCAAAGACAATTATCACAACCGATAACTTTGAGTCTTCTTTCAAGAGTGGTGGTCAGCTGTTAAGACAAGCCAAAAGTATGCCTTCTAAGGGTTACAAGGGTGGAGTAGGTGCTTATCGTTTCGATAACGACTACGACAATACTCCTAACTACAAGTGGATGCGTCAGGCAATTCAGATTAACCAACAGGTGTTCAAGGAGAGAATGGGTCAAACCACTCAACCTTAA